A single window of Marinobacter sp. LA51 DNA harbors:
- a CDS encoding histidine phosphatase family protein, whose protein sequence is MATVYLVRHGQASFGKANYDQLSPTGWEQGRVLGRWLANRLTPGAVFGGNLERHRETVEAITTGFGSQLPDMQVTPGFNEFDHNEVVTRYRPEWEDREIMTRDLRAFPKPAKAFQEAFVQAVRRWASGQHDSDYSETWPGFKARVVQAFEEMVEYADGSDVLVATSGGPISVICQELLELDDARALGLNEVIANTSVTRVLYSGPRRSLSVFNNYSHLEAEDPALVTYR, encoded by the coding sequence ATGGCGACTGTCTATCTGGTGCGCCATGGCCAAGCCAGTTTTGGCAAGGCCAACTACGATCAGCTCTCGCCGACGGGCTGGGAGCAGGGCCGGGTGCTGGGGCGTTGGCTGGCCAATCGGTTAACCCCGGGTGCGGTCTTTGGCGGTAATCTGGAGCGCCACCGGGAAACGGTTGAGGCCATTACCACCGGCTTTGGCAGTCAGCTGCCTGATATGCAGGTCACCCCGGGCTTCAACGAGTTTGACCACAACGAGGTGGTTACGCGCTATCGGCCGGAATGGGAAGATCGCGAGATCATGACCCGCGACCTCAGGGCGTTTCCGAAACCTGCCAAGGCCTTCCAGGAAGCCTTTGTTCAAGCGGTTCGGCGCTGGGCCTCGGGGCAGCACGACAGCGACTATTCGGAAACCTGGCCCGGGTTCAAAGCCAGGGTGGTACAGGCGTTCGAGGAGATGGTCGAGTATGCCGATGGCAGTGACGTTCTGGTGGCTACCTCCGGTGGCCCGATCTCGGTGATCTGTCAGGAGCTCCTGGAGCTGGATGATGCCCGGGCACTGGGGCTGAACGAGGTAATTGCCAACACCAGCGTTACCCGTGTGCTTTACTCCGGCCCCCGTCGCAGCCTGTCCGTTTTTAACAACTACAGTCACCTGGAAGCGGAAGACCCCGCCCTGGTGACCTACCGATAA
- a CDS encoding SDR family oxidoreductase yields MTQRIFITGGASGLGRAIALRYAKEGAKVCIGDINPEQGASVEQEINNAGGEGYYVECDVRRLTDLEKICDDLTAKWGGVDVVVNNAGVASAGSIEDTTMADWEWILDINVLGVVRGCKAFTPQFKKQGSGAFVNIASMAGLMLAPLMDSYNVSKAGVIALSETLSQELRDDGIHVSCVCPAFFQTNLASSMRSDLPGVQQNVNKLMKRSNITADNVAEDIVRSVQDKSFWVLPHAKERRMWMVKRHAPKAFDWLMHQESKRWMNKMGGKAKA; encoded by the coding sequence ATGACTCAGAGAATCTTCATCACAGGCGGCGCCAGTGGCCTTGGTCGTGCAATTGCACTGCGCTATGCCAAAGAGGGCGCCAAAGTTTGCATCGGTGATATTAATCCGGAGCAGGGCGCCAGTGTCGAGCAGGAGATCAACAACGCCGGGGGCGAAGGCTACTACGTTGAATGTGATGTTCGGCGCCTGACGGATCTGGAAAAGATCTGTGACGATCTGACCGCCAAGTGGGGCGGTGTCGATGTGGTGGTGAACAACGCCGGTGTGGCTTCCGCCGGGTCGATTGAAGACACCACCATGGCGGACTGGGAATGGATTCTGGATATCAACGTGCTGGGCGTGGTTCGTGGCTGCAAGGCATTTACGCCGCAGTTCAAGAAGCAGGGTTCGGGTGCGTTTGTGAACATCGCGTCTATGGCTGGCCTGATGCTGGCACCGCTGATGGATAGCTACAATGTCTCCAAGGCGGGTGTTATCGCTCTGTCCGAAACCCTGAGCCAGGAGCTGCGGGATGACGGTATCCACGTAAGCTGTGTCTGCCCGGCGTTTTTCCAGACCAATCTGGCCAGCAGCATGCGTTCCGATCTGCCAGGTGTTCAGCAGAATGTGAACAAGCTGATGAAGCGTTCGAACATTACCGCGGATAATGTCGCTGAAGATATCGTGCGGTCGGTACAAGACAAGAGTTTCTGGGTGCTGCCCCACGCCAAGGAGCGCCGCATGTGGATGGTTAAGCGCCATGCGCCCAAGGCGTTTGACTGGTTGATGCACCAGGAAAGCAAGCGCTGGATGAACAAGATGGGCGGTAAGGCCAAAGCCTGA
- a CDS encoding M24 family metallopeptidase, which produces MSLVETQPLTDNEPNTIPVVPSAPMANGDSIPTAFDPKQLRAGRLERLRNMMREQGYAAVVLFDPYNQRYATGSRNMFGYFLRNSSRYIYVPLEGPVILFEYPGSAHVSTWLETIDESRTSQVVWSAVNQRDGMSSDPFGVEIAELVAEHGRGNKKVGLDRCALNLARSLEAQDLEVFDCMQDILHCRRIKTPEEIACLAQSMAGSEAAVARVEQAIRPGITENELFAELYGEVIRQGGEFIETRLLSSGPRTNPWFNEASDRVLRPGELVALDTDTIGVHGYYSDFSRTFHVGPGKPTPYQQSLYQMAYEQVHHNMSLLGPGIEYREIAEKAWKIPERFLNRRYPSIIHGVGMHGETPLVAHHMDFDRFSKDGVLEPGMVVSVESYIGEEGAADGVKLEEEVVITETGVEKLSRYPFDAGLLGQSS; this is translated from the coding sequence ATGAGCCTGGTAGAAACCCAGCCGCTTACCGACAATGAGCCGAACACCATACCGGTGGTTCCCTCGGCACCGATGGCTAACGGCGACAGCATTCCGACGGCATTCGATCCCAAGCAGCTCCGGGCTGGCCGTCTGGAACGCCTGCGCAACATGATGCGCGAACAGGGCTATGCCGCGGTCGTGCTGTTCGACCCGTACAACCAGCGTTATGCCACTGGCTCGCGCAACATGTTCGGGTACTTCCTGCGCAACTCTTCCCGCTACATCTATGTGCCTCTTGAAGGCCCTGTGATTCTGTTTGAATACCCGGGCAGTGCCCACGTTTCCACCTGGCTTGAGACCATCGACGAGTCACGCACCTCGCAGGTGGTGTGGTCCGCGGTGAACCAGCGTGATGGCATGTCCAGCGATCCGTTCGGTGTGGAAATTGCCGAACTGGTGGCGGAGCACGGTCGCGGTAACAAGAAAGTCGGTCTGGACCGGTGTGCATTGAACCTTGCCCGCTCTCTGGAAGCCCAAGACCTGGAAGTATTCGACTGCATGCAGGACATCCTGCATTGCCGCCGGATCAAGACCCCCGAAGAAATCGCCTGTCTGGCGCAGTCGATGGCGGGTAGTGAAGCGGCAGTCGCACGTGTTGAGCAGGCTATCCGCCCAGGGATCACCGAGAACGAATTGTTCGCCGAGCTTTATGGTGAGGTGATCCGTCAGGGCGGTGAGTTTATTGAAACCCGCCTGCTGTCGTCTGGCCCCCGCACCAACCCCTGGTTCAACGAAGCCAGTGACCGGGTGCTGCGCCCGGGCGAACTGGTGGCGCTGGATACCGACACCATCGGCGTGCACGGCTACTACTCGGACTTCTCCCGTACCTTCCACGTAGGGCCGGGCAAGCCGACGCCATACCAGCAAAGCCTTTACCAGATGGCGTATGAGCAGGTTCATCACAACATGAGTCTGTTGGGGCCGGGCATCGAGTACCGGGAAATTGCCGAGAAGGCCTGGAAAATCCCCGAGCGTTTCCTGAACCGTCGTTACCCCTCGATCATCCACGGGGTTGGCATGCACGGTGAAACGCCGCTGGTCGCCCATCACATGGACTTCGATCGCTTTTCCAAAGACGGCGTACTGGAGCCGGGAATGGTGGTATCGGTCGAGAGCTACATCGGGGAAGAGGGCGCCGCTGACGGCGTCAAGCTCGAGGAAGAAGTGGTGATCACCGAGACCGGGGTCGAGAAGCTCTCCCGCTATCCATTCGATGCAGGCCTGCTTGGCCAGTCCAGCTAA
- a CDS encoding SDR family oxidoreductase, translating to MSSKDLFDLTGKVALITGASRGIGESIARTLANYGAHVIVSSRKIDGCEAVAGSIREAGGSAEAYACHIGEMDQIEGIWAHIEKTHGKLDILVNNAAANPYFGPIEDTDLGAFDKTVDVNIRGYFFMCARGAQMMKKAGGGAIVNVASVNGVNPGHYQGIYSITKAAVISMTKSFAMELGQQNIRVNALLPGLTDTKFASALTTNEAIKKQAMAHIPMKRVADPDEMAGTVLYLVSGASSYTTGACINADGGYLTI from the coding sequence ATGAGCAGCAAAGACCTGTTTGATCTGACTGGCAAGGTGGCGCTGATTACCGGTGCCAGCCGTGGCATTGGTGAAAGCATTGCGCGCACCCTGGCCAACTATGGCGCCCACGTGATTGTCAGCAGTCGCAAGATTGATGGTTGTGAGGCCGTAGCGGGCAGCATCCGCGAAGCCGGTGGCAGCGCCGAAGCCTATGCCTGCCACATTGGTGAGATGGATCAGATCGAGGGTATCTGGGCGCACATTGAGAAAACCCACGGCAAGCTGGATATTCTGGTCAACAACGCGGCCGCCAACCCTTACTTCGGGCCGATTGAAGATACGGATCTGGGTGCGTTTGATAAGACCGTGGATGTGAACATCCGGGGTTATTTCTTCATGTGCGCCCGGGGCGCGCAGATGATGAAGAAAGCTGGCGGCGGCGCGATCGTGAACGTGGCGTCGGTGAATGGGGTGAATCCCGGTCATTATCAGGGCATTTACTCGATCACCAAGGCGGCGGTTATCTCCATGACCAAGTCGTTTGCCATGGAACTGGGCCAGCAGAACATTCGAGTGAACGCGCTGCTGCCGGGGCTGACCGACACCAAGTTCGCCAGTGCCCTGACCACCAACGAAGCCATCAAGAAGCAGGCCATGGCTCACATCCCCATGAAGCGGGTGGCTGATCCTGACGAGATGGCTGGCACGGTGCTGTATCTGGTGTCTGGCGCTTCAAGCTACACAACGGGTGCCTGCATCAACGCCGACGGTGGTTACCTGACTATCTAA
- a CDS encoding LysR family transcriptional regulator encodes MALNRLDLNLLHVFDTIYREGSLTRAARALHLTQPAVSHSLSRLRDHFDDPLFTRQGNQMVPTPLARRFLESMRPGLNQIQGAVNQFHAFDPASQRKTYSLGLRDILESTFLPQLMKRLEPYPELEIVSQRIPRREMETQLAAGKLDFAVDVLLPVSNQTSHQLLRRDRLVLIARSDHPLTKGKLTMEEYLKAKHVLVSSRTEGPGIEDFELSRLGVQRDIRLRCQHYFAACRVVEETDLLLTMPETYARIIAERASLTLMDPPAELPSIDVHLYWHRAYEKEPALIWFREQLREIA; translated from the coding sequence ATGGCACTGAATCGCCTCGACCTGAACCTGCTGCACGTCTTCGACACCATCTATCGCGAAGGAAGCCTCACCCGCGCAGCCCGGGCCCTGCACCTGACCCAGCCGGCGGTCAGCCACTCCCTGTCACGGCTTCGAGACCACTTTGATGACCCCCTGTTCACTCGGCAGGGAAACCAGATGGTGCCCACCCCACTGGCCCGCCGATTCCTCGAATCCATGCGGCCCGGCCTAAACCAGATACAGGGTGCGGTAAACCAGTTTCACGCCTTTGATCCCGCCAGCCAGCGCAAAACTTACTCGCTGGGGCTGCGGGATATTCTCGAATCCACCTTTCTGCCGCAGTTAATGAAACGACTGGAGCCCTACCCCGAGCTGGAGATTGTCAGTCAGCGGATTCCGCGGCGGGAAATGGAAACCCAACTGGCAGCCGGGAAGCTGGATTTTGCGGTGGATGTGCTTTTGCCGGTCAGCAACCAGACCTCGCACCAGCTGTTGCGGCGGGATCGATTGGTGCTGATTGCCCGTAGCGACCACCCTTTAACTAAGGGCAAGTTGACGATGGAGGAATATCTGAAGGCGAAGCACGTGCTGGTGTCGTCGAGAACGGAAGGACCCGGCATTGAGGATTTCGAGCTTTCACGCCTGGGGGTGCAGCGGGATATCCGATTGCGCTGCCAACATTATTTCGCGGCCTGCCGGGTGGTTGAGGAAACCGACCTGCTTTTGACCATGCCCGAAACCTACGCCCGGATTATCGCCGAGCGGGCCAGCCTGACCCTGATGGATCCGCCGGCGGAGTTGCCGTCTATTGATGTGCACCTTTACTGGCACCGGGCCTATGAAAAGGAACCGGCCCTGATCTGGTTCCGGGAGCAGCTGCGAGAAATCGCCTGA
- a CDS encoding phosphotransferase family protein, with protein sequence MTQIDQAKDVREGEELDVAVVDRFMKQAIPDLSGEPEIRQYPGGASNLTYQVDYGERSFVLRRPPFGKIAKSAHDMLREAKVMQALKPVYPYVPNIIAICDDHDVLGCDFYVMERLKGIILRQDFPDGFDLSEADTRKLCLNVIDKLVDLHRVDAQATGLDKLGKGAGYVQRQIGGWSDRFRKARTEDVGDFEEVMSWLNDKMPDDIAQVVIHNDYRFDNVVLNPDNPFEVVGVLDWEMATIGDPLMDLGNSLAYWIEADDEGPFQMLRRQPTHRPGMLSRNEVVEYYMEKSGFRVDNFDFYEIYGLFRLAVIVQQIYYRFYHGQTKDKRFAAFGHAANYLEKRCQRLIAESSL encoded by the coding sequence ATGACCCAGATTGATCAGGCAAAGGATGTCCGCGAAGGCGAAGAGCTGGATGTGGCGGTGGTCGACCGGTTTATGAAGCAGGCGATTCCCGATCTGAGCGGTGAACCTGAAATCCGGCAGTACCCGGGCGGCGCCTCCAACCTGACCTATCAGGTGGATTATGGTGAGCGCTCGTTCGTGCTGCGCCGGCCGCCGTTTGGCAAGATCGCCAAGTCCGCACACGACATGCTGCGCGAAGCCAAGGTTATGCAGGCATTGAAGCCGGTTTATCCCTACGTGCCCAACATCATTGCCATTTGTGACGACCACGATGTTCTCGGTTGTGATTTCTACGTGATGGAGCGCCTGAAGGGCATCATTCTGCGTCAGGATTTCCCGGATGGTTTCGACCTGAGCGAAGCGGACACCCGCAAGCTGTGCCTGAATGTGATCGACAAGCTGGTGGACCTGCACCGGGTGGATGCCCAGGCAACTGGCCTGGACAAGCTGGGCAAGGGCGCCGGCTACGTGCAGCGTCAGATTGGCGGCTGGAGTGACCGGTTCCGCAAGGCGCGCACCGAGGATGTCGGCGATTTTGAAGAAGTCATGTCATGGCTCAACGACAAGATGCCGGACGACATTGCCCAGGTGGTGATTCACAACGACTACCGGTTCGACAACGTGGTGCTGAATCCAGACAACCCGTTTGAAGTGGTGGGTGTGCTCGATTGGGAAATGGCGACTATCGGCGATCCGCTCATGGATCTGGGCAACAGCCTGGCGTACTGGATTGAAGCTGACGACGAAGGCCCATTTCAGATGCTGCGGCGCCAGCCCACCCATCGCCCGGGCATGCTGAGCCGCAATGAGGTGGTGGAGTACTACATGGAAAAGTCCGGTTTCCGGGTCGATAACTTCGATTTCTATGAGATCTACGGGCTGTTCCGGCTGGCGGTTATCGTCCAGCAGATTTACTACCGCTTCTACCACGGCCAGACCAAGGACAAGCGTTTTGCAGCATTTGGCCACGCGGCTAATTACCTGGAGAAGCGGTGTCAGCGTCTGATTGCAGAGAGTTCCCTGTAA
- a CDS encoding CoA-acylating methylmalonate-semialdehyde dehydrogenase: MTLVEHRIAGEKVAGPRTIDVENPATAEAVRQVGLADRAQVQRTIAAAQDALPAWRDTPAAKRAQVMFRFKMLLERDADAIVALLSEEHGKTLEDAMGELKRGIENVEYACGVPELLKGEYSHNAGPGIDTFSNHQPLGVVAGITPFNFPAMVPLWMFPMAIACGNAFILKPSEQTPSAAVKMADLLEEAGLPKGVFNVLHGDPEAVEALIEDPAVRALSFVGSTPVARKIYEGGANHGKRVQALGGAKNHAVVMPDADLENAANTLIGAAFGSAGERCMAISVAVCVGDDTADTLVQKVAEKASNLRVGPGTELGHDMGALVNASHRDKVAGYIDLGEQAGAELLLDGRKHPLVQESAGYYVGPTLFDRVTEDMSIYRDEIFGPVLCVVRVKNLDEAIALINRHQYGNGTCVFTSGGEAARRFTDRIEVGMVGVNVPLPVPVAFHSFGGWKDSLFGDLHAYGPDAVRFYTRRKAISYRWPESGSQEGSQMAFPSGS; encoded by the coding sequence ATGACACTGGTTGAACACCGTATCGCCGGCGAGAAAGTCGCCGGCCCGCGCACAATTGACGTTGAAAACCCCGCCACCGCCGAGGCTGTCCGACAGGTCGGCCTGGCGGACCGTGCCCAGGTGCAGCGCACTATCGCGGCGGCGCAGGACGCGCTGCCAGCCTGGCGCGATACCCCGGCGGCCAAGCGTGCCCAGGTGATGTTCCGTTTTAAGATGTTGCTGGAACGCGACGCCGATGCGATCGTCGCGCTGCTCAGTGAGGAGCACGGCAAGACCCTTGAGGACGCCATGGGCGAGCTCAAGCGTGGTATCGAAAATGTGGAATACGCCTGTGGTGTGCCTGAGCTGTTGAAAGGGGAATACTCCCACAACGCCGGTCCCGGCATCGATACCTTTTCAAACCACCAGCCGTTGGGCGTGGTTGCGGGTATTACCCCGTTTAACTTCCCAGCCATGGTTCCTTTGTGGATGTTTCCGATGGCGATTGCCTGCGGTAACGCGTTCATTCTGAAGCCTTCAGAGCAGACCCCTTCGGCGGCTGTAAAAATGGCGGACTTGCTGGAAGAGGCCGGCTTGCCAAAAGGCGTATTTAACGTACTGCACGGTGACCCGGAAGCGGTTGAGGCATTGATCGAGGATCCGGCCGTTCGCGCTCTCAGCTTCGTCGGCTCTACCCCCGTGGCGCGCAAGATCTACGAGGGCGGCGCCAATCACGGCAAGCGGGTACAGGCGCTTGGTGGCGCCAAGAACCACGCGGTTGTGATGCCCGACGCCGACCTGGAAAATGCCGCCAACACCCTGATAGGCGCGGCCTTTGGCAGTGCCGGTGAGCGCTGCATGGCAATCTCTGTGGCCGTCTGTGTTGGCGACGATACCGCGGATACCCTGGTGCAAAAGGTGGCCGAGAAGGCATCAAACCTGCGCGTTGGGCCGGGTACAGAACTCGGGCACGATATGGGTGCCCTGGTGAACGCCAGTCACCGGGACAAAGTGGCCGGGTACATTGATCTGGGTGAGCAGGCCGGCGCTGAGCTGTTGCTGGACGGGCGAAAGCATCCGCTGGTGCAAGAGTCTGCCGGCTATTACGTTGGGCCTACGCTGTTTGACCGGGTAACCGAAGACATGTCGATCTACCGCGATGAGATCTTCGGTCCGGTGCTGTGTGTGGTTCGGGTTAAAAACCTGGACGAGGCCATCGCCCTGATTAACCGCCACCAATATGGCAACGGCACCTGCGTGTTTACCTCCGGTGGTGAAGCCGCGCGTCGGTTTACCGACCGTATCGAAGTCGGCATGGTTGGCGTCAACGTACCCTTGCCGGTTCCGGTCGCGTTCCACAGCTTCGGCGGCTGGAAGGACTCGCTGTTCGGGGATCTGCACGCCTATGGTCCGGACGCGGTGCGTTTTTACACCCGCCGTAAGGCGATTTCCTATCGCTGGCCGGAATCTGGCAGCCAAGAGGGCTCACAGATGGCCTTCCCGTCAGGAAGCTAA
- a CDS encoding HalD/BesD family halogenase, giving the protein MHTQDAEAIREALGGVVNLERYPIDQIDSTTGEALIERCRAQLDDDGCVVLDGFIRDEALARLEPETERLSPEAHYNQTETNPYNNAGDDSLPDSHPMNRFDDRTNGFVAGDRIGQDTIIRQVYQNPAFQSFIARVVGMESIHPYADPLADLVVNVLRDGCQHPWHYDTNEFIVTLMTRKSEGGGQFQYVPGIRSEAGENFEGVQEVLDGNHESVKSLELTPGDLQIFFGRYSLHRVKPVEGPRERHTVIFAYAKEPGFIGRPERAQRIFGRMAPIHEEILKHGLERNDNLAD; this is encoded by the coding sequence ATGCATACCCAGGATGCCGAAGCTATCCGCGAGGCGCTCGGAGGAGTCGTTAATCTGGAGCGCTATCCGATCGATCAGATCGATTCGACCACGGGGGAAGCCCTGATTGAACGGTGCCGTGCACAGCTTGATGACGACGGCTGTGTCGTTCTCGATGGTTTTATCCGGGACGAAGCGCTGGCGCGTCTGGAGCCGGAAACCGAGCGTCTGTCGCCGGAAGCGCACTACAACCAGACCGAAACCAACCCCTACAACAATGCTGGCGATGACAGTCTGCCCGACAGCCATCCCATGAACCGGTTTGATGACCGTACCAACGGTTTTGTCGCCGGTGACCGCATCGGTCAGGACACCATCATCCGGCAGGTCTATCAGAACCCGGCGTTCCAATCGTTCATTGCCCGCGTGGTGGGGATGGAGTCAATCCACCCTTACGCCGACCCGCTCGCCGATCTGGTGGTCAACGTCCTGCGCGATGGTTGTCAGCATCCATGGCATTACGACACCAACGAATTCATCGTCACCCTGATGACTCGCAAGTCCGAGGGCGGCGGCCAGTTCCAGTACGTGCCGGGCATTCGCAGCGAAGCCGGTGAGAACTTTGAAGGGGTTCAGGAAGTACTGGACGGCAACCACGAGTCGGTGAAATCCCTGGAGTTGACACCGGGCGACCTGCAGATCTTTTTCGGTCGCTACTCCCTGCACCGGGTCAAGCCGGTTGAAGGACCGCGCGAACGTCACACCGTGATCTTCGCTTACGCCAAGGAGCCGGGTTTTATCGGTCGCCCCGAGCGGGCCCAGCGGATCTTTGGCCGTATGGCGCCGATCCACGAAGAGATTCTCAAGCACGGGCTTGAGCGCAACGACAACCTGGCCGACTAA
- a CDS encoding DUF6279 family lipoprotein — protein sequence MNRQTVAPNKSLLWSTLLLAALIVLSGCSSTRMAYRYADWGVVWWVEDYVTLTDAQKTQLYDDLDDLRGWHCATELPKYQVWLDTLETDVRQQNITPEVLSEHQDELLGFFPPLLSRATPIASRLLASLNDTQVRELTNNMAERQREMEQEYLGEDPETTAAARAERTSERLERWLGNLNNDQQAIVTRWSEQRDRQTEIWLEGRRNWQLAFLDALEQRQKPGFEQEIARLLNESTSIRGDEYEAMMERSRVALNTLIHDVVAAGDTAQLAHLENRTAELNRDFEALTCSPGPEIAER from the coding sequence ATGAACAGGCAGACCGTCGCACCGAACAAATCCCTTCTCTGGAGCACACTGCTACTCGCCGCACTAATCGTGTTGTCCGGTTGCAGCTCAACGCGCATGGCCTACCGCTACGCGGACTGGGGTGTTGTCTGGTGGGTAGAGGATTACGTAACCCTGACTGATGCCCAGAAAACACAATTGTACGACGACCTGGACGACCTCCGGGGCTGGCACTGCGCCACGGAACTGCCCAAATATCAGGTGTGGTTGGACACACTGGAAACCGATGTCCGCCAGCAAAACATCACGCCTGAAGTCCTCTCAGAACACCAAGACGAGCTTCTGGGGTTCTTCCCTCCATTGCTCTCCAGGGCCACCCCGATCGCGAGCAGACTACTTGCCAGCTTGAACGATACCCAGGTGCGCGAGCTAACCAATAATATGGCAGAACGCCAGCGCGAAATGGAGCAGGAGTATTTAGGCGAGGATCCCGAAACCACCGCGGCAGCCCGCGCTGAGCGCACCTCGGAGAGACTGGAGCGTTGGCTGGGCAATTTAAACAACGACCAGCAAGCTATCGTTACCCGCTGGTCGGAACAACGCGATCGCCAGACCGAAATCTGGCTGGAGGGCCGTCGCAACTGGCAGCTAGCCTTCCTTGATGCGCTGGAACAGCGCCAGAAACCGGGATTTGAACAGGAGATTGCACGACTGCTGAACGAGTCTACATCGATACGGGGAGACGAATACGAGGCCATGATGGAGCGCAGCAGAGTCGCCCTGAACACCCTGATCCATGATGTGGTGGCAGCAGGCGACACGGCTCAACTGGCCCATCTGGAAAACCGGACCGCTGAACTTAACCGCGATTTCGAAGCCCTGACCTGCTCGCCCGGGCCCGAAATCGCTGAACGCTAA
- a CDS encoding DUF2798 domain-containing protein, giving the protein MSKLKPARVRQLVFGIYMSGIMSFLMSGVITWLNTGIDSGYLARWAAAWLVAWAVAFPLVTFIAPLAAKLTEFTLRRFEF; this is encoded by the coding sequence ATGAGTAAGCTCAAGCCTGCGCGGGTCCGACAGCTGGTTTTCGGTATTTATATGTCCGGCATCATGTCGTTTCTGATGTCTGGCGTTATCACCTGGCTCAACACCGGCATCGATTCCGGATACCTCGCCCGTTGGGCCGCAGCCTGGCTGGTTGCGTGGGCGGTGGCTTTTCCCCTGGTAACTTTCATAGCGCCGCTGGCGGCAAAATTAACCGAGTTCACCCTCCGGCGCTTTGAGTTCTGA
- a CDS encoding acyl-CoA dehydrogenase family protein, protein MDFNISERGQDYLKRVKAFMADEIFPIEAQYHKELASQDNRWVVLPIIKELKEKAKAQGLWNMFFPDEKHGCGLLNSDYALIAEETGRSFIAPEIFNCNAPDTGNMEVLIHYGSEEQKAEWLPRLMSGEIRSAFCMTEPGVASSDATNMEATAVVEGDEVVLNGRKWWSTGIGHPDCKVAIFMGMTDPDAQKHRRHSMVLVPLDTPGVRIERMLPVFGEYDEPYGHGEVVFDNVRLPKSAFIAGPGRGFEIAQGRLGPGRVHHCMRAIGAAERTLELLIKRATSREAFGRPIAKLGGNPDIIANARMSIEQARLLTLKCAWALDTKGIAGALQEVSMIKAVIPAMLQTIVDQAIQIHGGAGVSDDDFPLTQLFAYARVLRLADGPDEVHRAMVARLELAKYKSRSA, encoded by the coding sequence ATGGATTTCAATATTTCCGAGAGAGGCCAGGATTATCTCAAGCGCGTGAAGGCGTTTATGGCCGACGAGATTTTTCCCATTGAGGCGCAGTACCACAAGGAGCTGGCGTCCCAGGACAACCGTTGGGTGGTTCTCCCGATCATCAAGGAGTTGAAGGAGAAGGCCAAGGCCCAGGGTCTGTGGAATATGTTCTTCCCGGACGAGAAGCATGGCTGTGGTCTGCTCAACTCCGACTACGCCCTGATTGCCGAGGAAACTGGCCGCAGCTTCATTGCTCCGGAGATCTTCAACTGCAACGCGCCGGATACCGGCAACATGGAAGTGTTGATCCACTATGGGTCCGAGGAGCAGAAAGCCGAATGGCTGCCGCGTCTGATGAGCGGCGAGATCCGGTCAGCGTTCTGCATGACCGAGCCGGGTGTGGCCTCTTCTGATGCCACCAATATGGAAGCCACCGCCGTGGTTGAGGGTGATGAGGTCGTGCTCAATGGCCGTAAATGGTGGAGCACTGGTATCGGTCACCCGGACTGTAAGGTCGCCATCTTCATGGGCATGACCGATCCGGATGCCCAGAAGCACCGTCGTCACTCTATGGTTCTGGTGCCGCTGGATACGCCGGGCGTTCGCATTGAACGTATGCTTCCGGTGTTTGGCGAGTATGATGAACCTTATGGCCATGGTGAGGTGGTGTTCGACAATGTCCGCTTGCCCAAGAGTGCCTTTATTGCCGGACCGGGCCGCGGTTTTGAGATTGCCCAGGGGCGTTTGGGGCCAGGCCGGGTGCATCACTGCATGCGTGCCATCGGTGCCGCGGAGCGTACGCTGGAGTTGTTGATTAAACGCGCCACTAGCCGTGAAGCGTTTGGCAGGCCGATTGCCAAGCTGGGTGGTAATCCGGACATCATCGCCAACGCCCGTATGTCTATTGAGCAGGCGCGGCTGCTGACTCTGAAATGCGCCTGGGCGCTGGATACCAAGGGTATTGCCGGTGCGCTGCAGGAGGTTTCGATGATCAAGGCGGTGATTCCGGCGATGCTGCAAACCATTGTTGATCAGGCTATTCAGATTCATGGTGGCGCTGGTGTTAGCGATGATGATTTCCCGCTGACTCAGTTGTTTGCTTACGCTCGGGTTCTGCGCTTGGCGGATGGGCCGGACGAGGTTCATCGGGCTATGGTGGCTCGTCTTGAGTTGGCTAAGTATAAGAGCCGGTCTGCTTAA